CACGACGCCGAGCAGTACCGGGGCCTCGCGGGCCGGGTGCGGGAGCGTCTCCAGCTCTTTTGGAACGGGGACTATTTCGTCGATTGGATCCACGGGCGCGGTCGCGGGGGATTCTCATCCGACGGGAACGTGCTCGCGATGTTCTTCCGGGTCGCGACACCGGAGCAGGTGCAGCGCATCCTCGAGTTCATCACGACGCGCGGGCTCCAGGACGGCACCCCATTGCGTCCGTGCGATCCGGTGTATCCGTGGTGGCGGGTGTTTCCGCTGTACTACGTCGCGGGCATCCCCGACTACCATCGGACGCTCATCTGGCCGTGGCAGGGAACGATCTTGGCGCTCTGCAAAGACGGCCGGGGAGACCGCGCCGGCGCCCTTGCGGATCTGGCGCTCATCGGCACCTGGTACACGCGCTCGAACGCCGTGAATGAGGTCTATACGCCAGACGGACGGCCGCTCTCGCGCCGGTTCTACACCGCCGAGGTGCCGTTCGCCTGGAATGCGGGCACGTACGTCTACGCCGTCGAGACGCTCGGGGTGCGGCCAGGAGGCGAGCCACGGACGTCCCAGGCCGTTCCGCCGATTGTGCCGCATGATATCATGAAGCGGTGACGTCCACGCCCCGCCGTTCCTGGCCCGCATGGGCCGGCCTGCTCCTTCCGCTCCTGGCGCTACTCAGCCTCCTCGCGGCCGGCATGATACGGCACGATCGCTCGGTGGCCGTCAGCGAGGCGCTGGCCAGAGGCGAGACGCCGGCGGTGCCAGCCCTTTCGATGCCGGCGTTCTCCGGGCCGCCGGTCTCACTCGCCGAATTTCGTGGCCATCCCGTCATCTTGAACTTCTGGGCCTCGTGGTGCGTGCCGTGCCGCGAGGAGGCTCCGCTGCTTGAAGCGACGTGGCGGCACTACCGGGCAAGGGGTGTGGTGGTCCTCGGCGTGGACACCCAGGACCTGCTCTCGCCCGCCCGTGCGTTCATCTCAGAATACCGGCTCTCGTTCCCGTCCGCGCGTGATCCCGACGGCACCGTAGCGCGCCGCTTTGGAACTACGGGCGTGCCGGAAACGTTCTTTGTCAGTGCGGACGGTCGGATCGTCGGCAAGTTCCCTGGCGAGCAGGTCAATCCCGAAGCTTGGCGGAGGGTCGCCGAGGCCCTGCTCGCCGGGCGGCCGCCGGATCCCGCACCCTAACTGTTCCCCTCGGCCTCGTTCCGGCGCCGAGGGCGCAGAGTTGGCCATGCCCCGAGCGATCGTTCCGGTACCCTGGGCATCGAGATGTTGAGAACTTGAGCTGAATGGTAAACATACTATTGACAGATACAACCGCTGGCGGTAGGATCTAGAACAGATCAGTCCTAAGACTACGCAGTCCTAGTTTCGGCTTGGTGAGATGGCCAGAGACCAGCGTAATAGGGAAAAACTGTTAGAGGCGGCGGCGTCCCTGTTCCACCGCCAGGGGTTTCAGCCTACCTCGCTGGACGCGATCCTCGATCACAGCGGGGTGTGCCGCAGCAATTTCTACTATTACTTCCGCAGCAAGGAAGACTTGGGGTTGGAAGTGCTCGCCCGTCAGGCCGAGCAGTTCGCAACCCGGGTGATCCACGGCATCCTGGAAGATCGGAATCTCTCCCCGCGCGAGCGCGTTGAGCGGTTGTTTACTTCGGTAGGCGCCGGCATCGGCGAGGCGTATCGGGGCGGGTGCCCGTTCGGCAACTTGGTGGCCGAGATGTGCGGCGAGCATCCCGAGTTCCGATCCAGGTTGAGCGGGTTCTTCAAGCGGTGGGAAGAGGCGGTCGAGCGGTGCCTGGCCGAAGGTGTGGCGCAGAAGCAGTTTCGCAGCGATCTGGACGTCCGTGGCGCCGCGGTCGCTCTGGTGAGCCAGGTTGAGGGTGCCGTGCTCCTGGCCAAGGCCCATGGGCACGGCGGGCCGATCGAGGCCGCGGCGCAAAACATGCTCAAGTCTCTGGAAAGTAGGTGAAGAACGTGCAAAACAGTCCCCGTCGCGTTATGAACACGACGGCCGCACAGGCGCCGGTCCGGCCGGCGGCGGGCGCGGCCACGATCCCGGGCCTGCCGCCTTCGCCGGAGGCGGTGCTGTTCGAGGAGATGGTAACGTCACATCTCGATCCGCTGTACCGCACGGCGCTGCGCCTCACAGGGCGCCCGCAGGACGCGGAGGACCTGGTGCAGGAGACGTACCTCCGCGCGTGGCGGTCCCTCCACACGTATCGACCCGGGACGAACCCGAAGGCCTGGTTGTTCCGCATTCTGCACAACGCGCACATCGACCGCTATCGGGCGTCTACGCGGACGGTCCAAACCGTGGACGAGATGGAAGGACAGGATCCGGCGTTCGTGGTGCACGAAACGCCCGAGTCGGTCGTCTTGTCCGGGGTGATGGACGCCGAGATCCGGCAGGCGCTCATGGCGTTGCCGGAGGTCTTCCGCTCGTGCTTGATTCTGGCGGACCTCGAAGGCTTCTCGTACCAGGAGATCGCGGACATCTTGGGGATTCCAAGGGGCACGGTGATGAGCCGGCTGTTCCGCGGCCGGCGCGCGATGCGCCGGGCGCTCGCCACCTACGGGCTCGATCACGGGTACGTGAAAGCGAACTGACGCCGTTGCGCAACTGACGGTCGCCGGCCCCGGCGGAGTCGCCGGGGCCGTGCCGTTGCCGCCGCGGCGGCACGAGGGGAGGGCAGGGAGCGTTTGCGCGGGCGCGAACTCTCCTCAACGCGTTCCCACGCTTCGTACTTCCCCACGTGGAGGCTCCAATGCCTGGAGATCTCAGTGTGCTCGCCGCGCGGCGAACGGTCCGGTTCTACACGCCGGACCCAGTGCCCGACGACGTTGTGCGCGCCCTGCTCGAGGCGGCTCGGATGGCGCCCTCGGCCCACAACGCGCAGCCCACGCGTTTTGTGATCATCAATTCGCCCCAAGTGCGACG
The nucleotide sequence above comes from bacterium. Encoded proteins:
- a CDS encoding TetR family transcriptional regulator C-terminal domain-containing protein, which produces MARDQRNREKLLEAAASLFHRQGFQPTSLDAILDHSGVCRSNFYYYFRSKEDLGLEVLARQAEQFATRVIHGILEDRNLSPRERVERLFTSVGAGIGEAYRGGCPFGNLVAEMCGEHPEFRSRLSGFFKRWEEAVERCLAEGVAQKQFRSDLDVRGAAVALVSQVEGAVLLAKAHGHGGPIEAAAQNMLKSLESR
- a CDS encoding TlpA disulfide reductase family protein, with the protein product MTSTPRRSWPAWAGLLLPLLALLSLLAAGMIRHDRSVAVSEALARGETPAVPALSMPAFSGPPVSLAEFRGHPVILNFWASWCVPCREEAPLLEATWRHYRARGVVVLGVDTQDLLSPARAFISEYRLSFPSARDPDGTVARRFGTTGVPETFFVSADGRIVGKFPGEQVNPEAWRRVAEALLAGRPPDPAP
- a CDS encoding sigma-70 family RNA polymerase sigma factor; amino-acid sequence: MKNVQNSPRRVMNTTAAQAPVRPAAGAATIPGLPPSPEAVLFEEMVTSHLDPLYRTALRLTGRPQDAEDLVQETYLRAWRSLHTYRPGTNPKAWLFRILHNAHIDRYRASTRTVQTVDEMEGQDPAFVVHETPESVVLSGVMDAEIRQALMALPEVFRSCLILADLEGFSYQEIADILGIPRGTVMSRLFRGRRAMRRALATYGLDHGYVKAN